In Fundidesulfovibrio terrae, a genomic segment contains:
- the hisA gene encoding 1-(5-phosphoribosyl)-5-[(5-phosphoribosylamino)methylideneamino]imidazole-4-carboxamide isomerase, translating into MILYPAIDIKDGQCVRLKQGLADQVTVFDPDPVSAAGHWLDKGAKALHVVDLDGAFEGVPANKDLVAAICRRAGNVPVQLGGGIRDLATAKAYVAAGVSRLLIGTMALADPDRFGELCAALPGKVCVSLDADGGRLKTKGWVEDSGLTVDDVLPRLEAQGTACLVYTDISRDGMQSGVNIPAMEALLSKTKLPVIAAGGVATLDDLKALAPLAAKGLHGVISGRAIYTGTLDFTKAMAWLENGRS; encoded by the coding sequence GTGATTCTGTACCCGGCCATCGACATCAAGGATGGCCAGTGCGTACGCCTCAAGCAGGGGCTGGCCGACCAGGTGACGGTGTTCGACCCGGACCCGGTCAGCGCCGCCGGGCACTGGCTGGACAAGGGGGCCAAAGCCCTGCACGTGGTGGACCTGGATGGGGCCTTCGAGGGCGTGCCCGCCAACAAGGATCTCGTGGCGGCCATCTGCAGGCGCGCCGGGAACGTCCCGGTGCAGCTGGGAGGCGGCATCCGCGATCTGGCCACGGCCAAGGCATACGTCGCGGCGGGCGTTTCGCGCCTGCTCATAGGCACCATGGCCCTGGCCGACCCTGACCGGTTCGGGGAGCTCTGCGCGGCCCTGCCCGGCAAGGTGTGCGTGTCCCTGGACGCCGACGGCGGCCGCCTCAAGACCAAGGGGTGGGTGGAGGACTCGGGCCTCACCGTGGACGACGTGCTGCCCCGCCTGGAAGCCCAGGGCACGGCTTGTCTCGTCTATACCGACATCAGCCGCGACGGCATGCAGTCGGGGGTGAACATTCCGGCCATGGAGGCGCTGCTGTCCAAGACGAAGCTGCCGGTCATCGCGGCCGGGGGCGTGGCCACCCTGGACGACCTCAAGGCCCTGGCACCGCTTGCCGCCAAGGGGCTGCACGGTGTGATCAGCGGCCGGGCCATCTACACCGGGACGCTCGATTTCACCAAGGCCATGGCCTGGCTCGAGAACGGTCGATCCTGA